Within the Desulfatibacillum aliphaticivorans DSM 15576 genome, the region TCTTGGCGTATTCCACCACCGAGGGCACGTCCACGACGCCGGCGATGTTGATGCCGCACTTACAGACGAACACGCCGATCCTGGGCGGCTCGCCCTTGATGGCCTTTTCTTCCATTTTCTCCTTGGACTTGGTGCAGGTATTCCTGGCGGAAGCCAGTACCTGACCGGCGCAGGAAGCCGCCGCGCTGGAGTCCACAACCGCCTGGGGAATGTCCTTGGGGCCTGCAAAGGCGCCGCAGACGTAAATACCTTCCCGGGAAGTGGCTACAGGGCTGAAGCTGTCCGTATCGGCGAACCGGTTGGGGCCCAGGTTCACATCCAGCTTGCCGGCCAGTTCCACCAGCTCCGGAGAGATGTCCAGGCCCACGGAAAGGACGACCATGTGGAATTTTTCCACTTTGATCTTGCCGTCTTCCGTCACATACCGCATTTCCAGATCCTTGGTTTCAGGATCCTCCGTGATGGTATGAACCCGGCTTCTCACGAAACGGACTCCCGCCTTGTTGCGGGCGTTGTCGTAAAAAGTCTCAAAGTCCTTTCCATGGGTTCTCATGTCCATGAAAAAGATGGAGGCGTCCAGGCTGTCCCCCTGGTGCTCCTTGGCGATGACCGCCTCCTTGATGGCGTACATGCAGCACACGGCGGAGCAGTATGGGTTGTCGCACTTGTTCATGTCCCGGGAGCCGATGCACTGGAGCCACGCGATTTTGGTGGGCTCTTCCCCGTCCGAAGGCCTGGTCACATGCCCGTGCGTGGGACCGGAGGCCGAAAGAATGCGCTCGAATTCCAGGGAGGTGACCACATTCTTGTACTCGGAGTACTTGTAAGAGTCCAGGCCCTGGGGATCAAAAGGCTTGAAGCCGGGGGCCAGAACCACGGAACCAACTTCCAGGGTTACCTGCTCGGGTTTTTGGTCATAACGAATAGCCCCTGCAGGACACACCTTTTCGCAGTTTCCGCATTTATCCTTTTGGAGTTTGATGCAGTATCTGGCGTCAATGGCGTACTTCAGAGGAACCGCCTGGGCGTATTCCACGTAAATGGCTTTACGTTTGGAAAGCCCTGTATTGTAGTCGTCAGGAATCTTTTTGGGGCATTTTTCAGCGCATGCGCCGCAACCCACGCAAAGATCCTGATCCACATACCGCGGCTGTTTGGTGAGGTTAACGGAAAAATTCCCAACCTCGCCGGAAATGCTTTCAATTTCTGTTTTTGTCAACAATTCGATGTTCAGATGCCGGCCGACCTCGACCAGTTTGGGCGAGATAATTCACATCGCGCAATCGTTAGTGGGAAAGGTCTTATCCAATTGAGCCATCACACCGCCGATGGACGGCCCTTTCTCCACCAGGTACACATAATACCCGGACTCGGCAAGGTCGAGGGCCGACTGCATGCCGGCTATACCCCCGCCCACTACCATTACTGAACCAATGACGTCTTTAGGCATGGATACTCTCTCCTTAAAGGTTATTTATTAAAAGGTATGTTCATATGGAAGACGGAAAACACGCAGCCTGACGCCCGGCCCGGAACCGGGGGCGCCGAATCGTTCGCAGGCCCCTCCCTCATGCCGCCAACCGCTTGTAAACATTCAATGTTTTGCTTTTTTAAAAAATCGTCTCCAGGATTTCTTACAAAACGTAGGAAAAGTTACAGATTAGCAATACGATTGTCAACGAAAATCGGTTTTGAGGGCCTTTGAGGCCCCTCCACTTTCTTAAGAAAATGGGCCTCTTGGAACAGGGCGGGTTCAGAATAACATTTAATTGCATGATGGGGCGCCTAAAGCCCAAATATGTGTAACGGCCATTAAAACACCCCATGAAAAAAAAGGCGTGACATGGAAGGCGAATTATGACATATTCCACCCTTTCATCAACCGGTTTTCCGCCGCTCGTGAAAATCGATTTCTGAAAAGGCTTGAACTCAGGTTGAATTGTTGACTAAGCTGCTGGGAGTAAGGCTTTCCGGCCTTAGCTGAATAATATGGACCCTCGTTAATTTCGGGGGCTGGTTACGGGAAAAAGGAGAAAGCATGTTATTCGGTGACAAACTGCTTACCGTGATATTCTACGCCTCGTTGGCTGTGTTTGTCTTGGGTACTCTTTATAAGGTCTACGGGTGGTTTAAAGCGAAGGTCGGCGCTCAGGCGCCGGACGCTGCTCCCGGAGAACGAATGGGCGCCGCTTTCAAGGGCGTTGTGGGAATGATTTTCAGTAAAAAGCTGTTCACCTTTCTGGAAGCTCTTGTCCTGGATGTGATTTTGGGCCGGCGTCAGTTCCAGGTGGACAAAATGCGTTGGATCATGCACTCCATGATCTTGTGGGGCTTCACCTTGCTGGTGATCTTCCATGCCTTTGGAAATCTGGTCAATCCCTGGTTTGTGGGAGAGTATTACTCCACCCTCAATCCGTTCTGGGTGCTTAGGGATGTCTTCGCGGTCATGGTGTTCGTAGGGATCATCCTGGCCATCGTACGCCGCGTCGCCAAAAAGAGCCCTCGCCTCAGTTCCAGCCCCATGGACATTTACGCCATTATAATAGTTACCGTGATCATGTGCTCCGGCGTTTTGTATCAGGCCGCTCAGATGACTTCCTATTCCATGTTTGTGGAAATGGTGGAGGATTGGGCCGGCTTGGACATGATGGACGACGAAGAGGATGTCCAGGCCATCGAGGCTTTCTGGGTAGCCAATTACGGTTTGGTTTCCCCCAATATTGAGGAGCCGGACCCGGACATGGTGGAAATGGGAATCGACGCCAATGACAGCTATTGCGCGTCCTGCCATACCGCTTCCCCTAAAGCCTTTCTGAGCTACGGCTTCGCCAAGATGCTCAGCCCCATGGCCGGCGTCTTGGACGGCTCCCGCAATGCTCTGAAATACCTGCATTTGCTGGCTTGCTTCCTGGGCTTGGCTTATTTGCCTTTCTCCAAGATGTTCCATCTGGTTTCCACGCCCATCAGCCTGATCGCCAGCCGCGTGATGGACGAGAATTCCCTGCCCGAGAACATCGCCACCAGGCAGGCCATGGAATTGGACGCCTGCGTCCATTGCTGCACATGCAGCAACACCTGTTCCGCCATGATGGCCAGCGTGACTTCCGGCAACAAGCTGGTGCTGCCTTCCGAAAAGATGCAGAGCCTCAAGAAATTGGCCAACGGCGGCGAGCTTAACGCTGATGAACTGGAAGCCGTGAGCTACGGCGTATATATGTGCACCAACTGCAACCGCTGCACCGCGGTCTGTCCATCGGGCATCATTCTTAAGGACCTGTGGATGTCCATTCGCGAATCCCTGATTCAGAAGCAAAAGGCCCAGCCCATGGTTCTGACGCCTTTGTCTTTCTTCCGCGGCTACAACCGCGCCAGGATCGCCCCGGAAACCTACGGCGCCCCGGCTCAAAAAGCCCAGGAAGCCGTGGCCGGCAAGTTCGAGCAACTGGCCGCCAAGGACGCCTCCATAGACATCACCCAGGCGTCTTCCGCAGAGGCCAACCCCATGTTTGCCTATTGCTTCGGGTGCCAGACCTGCACCACGGTTTGTCCTGTGGTGGGCAGCTTTGAGAATCCCGAAGAGGAACTGGGTTTGGTCCCCCATCAGATCATGTGCTCCCTGGCCATGGGCCTGGAGGAAATGGCTTCCGGCTCCAAGATGATCTGGGACTGCCTGACCTGCTACCAGTGTCAGGAGCATTGCCCTCAAAAGGTTCCGGTTGCGGACATCCTTTACGATCTCAAGAATATGGCCGCAGCCCGGGTGCTGCCCGAAAAGCAGACCGAGAGCAGGAAGACCAAGTAGCATCAGGGCTTCCCGGGCGGACTCCGCCCGTATAGATAAAAGTTATTACGAACAACCAGGCAAAATAGGACATAGATTATGAACTACGCATTGTTCTTGGGATGCAATATTCCGGCGCGGGTCCCCCAATACGATCAGGCGGCTCGTGCAGTGCTGAACAGACTGGGCGTCGAGGTTCTGGATATACCGGATTTCAATTGCTGCGGATATCCCATGCGGGACACGGATTCTCAGGCCTTTTTGCTTTCCTCGGCCCGGAACCTGGCTTTGGCCGAACAGTCGGGCTTGGATATGATGGTGCTGTGCAAATGCTGCTTTGGCGCCCTCAAGGCCGCAAGCTACGCATTGGCGCAGGACTCGGCCCTTAAAAATGAAATCAACGCCTTGCTGGAGCCGGAAAAACTGTCTTACCAGGGGAACGTGAAAGTAAAGCACTTCTTTTCCGTGCTCAAAGACTCCGTGGGCCTTGACGAAGTGAAAAAGACGGTGGAACGGCCTTTCCAGGGCCTGCGCATAGCAACCCATTACGGGTGTCACGCCCTGCGCCCCAGTTCCATCACGGAATTTGACGACCCCGTCAATCCCAGTTTGTTCGATAAACTGGTGGAGGCCACCGGCGCCGAAAGCGTGGATTGGGCGGAAAAAACCGATTGCTGCGGCGCTCCGCTCATGGGCGCTAACGATGAGTTGTCCCTGAAGATCACCGGGAAAAAGCTCAAGGGCGCACGCAAGGCGGGAGCCCACTTTTTGTGCGTAGGCTGCCCCTATTGCCATATGCAATTTGACACGGTGCAGGCTTCCTTTATAAAATCGGAGCCGGGCAAAGGACCGATGGCGTCCATCCTGTATCCCCAACTCCTGGGCCTGTCCATGGGAATTGACGCCGAGGACCTGGGGTTGGATAATAATTGTTTGGACATCAGCAGCATCAAGCTGTTTCTAAAATAAGTAAAGGAGAAAACGATGGCTGACCAGACTGTAGGTTCGGTCCTGGTGGTGGGCGGCGGAATTTCCGGCATGCAGACCGCCCTGGACCTGGCCGATTCCGGCTATTACGTGTACTTGTTGGAAAAAAGTCCGTCCATTGGCGGGGTGATGTCTCAGTTGGACAAGACCTTCCCCACCAATGACTGCGCCATGTGAATCATCTCTCCGAAACTGGTCGAGGTCGGCCGGCATTTGAACATAGAGTTGATTACATATTCCGATTTGGAGTCCGTGGAAGGAGCTCCGGGAAAATTTAAAGTCAAGGTTCGCAAAAGAGCGCGCAGCATCAGCACGGAACTTTGCACGGGTTGCGGCGCTTGCCTGGATGCATGCCCGGTTACCAATATAGTCAATGCTCCGGCCTGATTCAAAGCCGGACAAAGCCTAGGTGCAACATGAAAAAAACAGATATTGACTGGCCCAAGATCACAAAGATCGTTCAAGACTACAACTCCGACCCTGAATGCCTGCTCATGATCATGCAGGATATCAGCGACATATACAACTATGTGCCGCCCGAGGTCATTCCCGTTCTGGTGGAAAAGCTGGGCGTCAGCGAAAGCCTGATATACAGCGTGGCGACCTTCTACAAAACCATCAGCCTGGAGCCCAGGGGCAAATACATCATCAACGTGTGCACAGGAACCGCCTGCCACGTTCGCGGGGCCGAGAAGATCACCAATGCTCTCGCGGAGGAACTGGGCATCGAAGAAGGCCAGACCACGGCCGACGGCATGTTCACCCTGGATGCGGTGCGTTGCGTGGGCGCTTGCGCCTCCGGCCCGGTGGCC harbors:
- a CDS encoding CoB--CoM heterodisulfide reductase iron-sulfur subunit B family protein, translating into MNYALFLGCNIPARVPQYDQAARAVLNRLGVEVLDIPDFNCCGYPMRDTDSQAFLLSSARNLALAEQSGLDMMVLCKCCFGALKAASYALAQDSALKNEINALLEPEKLSYQGNVKVKHFFSVLKDSVGLDEVKKTVERPFQGLRIATHYGCHALRPSSITEFDDPVNPSLFDKLVEATGAESVDWAEKTDCCGAPLMGANDELSLKITGKKLKGARKAGAHFLCVGCPYCHMQFDTVQASFIKSEPGKGPMASILYPQLLGLSMGIDAEDLGLDNNCLDISSIKLFLK
- a CDS encoding 4Fe-4S dicluster domain-containing protein, which translates into the protein MLFGDKLLTVIFYASLAVFVLGTLYKVYGWFKAKVGAQAPDAAPGERMGAAFKGVVGMIFSKKLFTFLEALVLDVILGRRQFQVDKMRWIMHSMILWGFTLLVIFHAFGNLVNPWFVGEYYSTLNPFWVLRDVFAVMVFVGIILAIVRRVAKKSPRLSSSPMDIYAIIIVTVIMCSGVLYQAAQMTSYSMFVEMVEDWAGLDMMDDEEDVQAIEAFWVANYGLVSPNIEEPDPDMVEMGIDANDSYCASCHTASPKAFLSYGFAKMLSPMAGVLDGSRNALKYLHLLACFLGLAYLPFSKMFHLVSTPISLIASRVMDENSLPENIATRQAMELDACVHCCTCSNTCSAMMASVTSGNKLVLPSEKMQSLKKLANGGELNADELEAVSYGVYMCTNCNRCTAVCPSGIILKDLWMSIRESLIQKQKAQPMVLTPLSFFRGYNRARIAPETYGAPAQKAQEAVAGKFEQLAAKDASIDITQASSAEANPMFAYCFGCQTCTTVCPVVGSFENPEEELGLVPHQIMCSLAMGLEEMASGSKMIWDCLTCYQCQEHCPQKVPVADILYDLKNMAAARVLPEKQTESRKTK
- a CDS encoding complex I 24 kDa subunit family protein gives rise to the protein MKKTDIDWPKITKIVQDYNSDPECLLMIMQDISDIYNYVPPEVIPVLVEKLGVSESLIYSVATFYKTISLEPRGKYIINVCTGTACHVRGAEKITNALAEELGIEEGQTTADGMFTLDAVRCVGACASGPVAMVNHDTHGALNRSSALEMLDQYRK
- a CDS encoding FAD-dependent oxidoreductase is translated as MADQTVGSVLVVGGGISGMQTALDLADSGYYVYLLEKSPSIGGVMSQLDKTFPTNDCAMUIISPKLVEVGRHLNIELITYSDLESVEGAPGKFKVKVRKRARSISTELCTGCGACLDACPVTNIVNAPA